The following proteins are encoded in a genomic region of Balaenoptera ricei isolate mBalRic1 chromosome 14, mBalRic1.hap2, whole genome shotgun sequence:
- the DRG1 gene encoding developmentally-regulated GTP-binding protein 1: MSSTLAKIAEIEAEMARTQKNKATAHHLGLLKARLAKLRRELITPKGGGGGGPGEGFDVAKTGDARIGFVGFPSVGKSTLLSNLAGVYSEVAAYEFTTLTTVPGVIRYKGAKIQLLDLPGIIEGAKDGKGRGRQVIAVARTCNLILIVLDVLKPLGHKKIIENELEGFGIRLNSKPPNIGFKKKDKGGINLTATCPQSELDAETVKSILAEYKIHNADVTLRSDATADDLIDVVEGNRVYIPCIYVLNKIDQISIEELDIIYKVPHCVPISAHHRWNFDDLLEKIWDYLKLVRIYTKPKGQLPDYTSPVVLPYSRTTVEDFCMKIHKNLIKEFKYALVWGLSVKHNPQKVGKDHTLEDEDVIQIVKK; this comes from the exons ATGAGCAGCACTTTAGCTAAGATCGCGGAGATCGAAGCCGAG ATGGCTCGGACGCAAAAGAACAAGGCCACAGCACACCATCTAGGGCTGCTTAAGGCTCGCCTTGCTAAGCTTCGCAGGGAGCTCATTACTCCaaaaggtggtggtggtggtggaccaGGAGAAG GATTTGACGTTGCCAAGACAGGTGATGCTCGAATTGGGTTTGTGGGTTTTCCATCTGTGGGGAAGTCAACACTGCTCAGTAACCTGGCAGGGGTATATTCCGAGGTGGCAGCCTATGAGTTCACTACTCTGACCACTGTACCTGGTGTCATCAGATACAAAGGTGCCAAGATCCAG CTTCTGGATCTCCCAGGTATCATTGAGGGTGCCAAGGATGGGAAAGGTAGAGGCCGTCAAGTCATTGCAG TGGCCAGAACGTGTAACTTGATCTTGATTGTTCTGGATGTCCTGAAACCCTTGGGACATAAGAAGATAATAGAAAATGAGCTGGAAGGCTTTGGCATTCGCTTGAACAGCAAACCCCCCAACATTGGCTTTAAGAAGAAGGATAAAGGAGGCATTAATCTCACGGCCACT TGCCCTCAGAGTGAACTGGATGCTGAAACTGTGAAGAGCATTCTGGCTGAATACAAAATCCATAATGCTGATGTGACTCTGCGTAGTGATGCCACAGCAGATGACCTCATTGACGTGGTGGAAGGAAACAG AGTCTATATCCCCTGTATCTATGTGTTAAATAAGATTGATCAGATCTCCATTGAGGAATTGGATATCATCTATAAGGTGCCTCACTGTGTACCCATCTCTGCGCATCACCGCTGGAATTTTGATGACCTGTTGGAAAAGATCTGGGACTATCTGAAACTAGTGAGGAT TTACACCAAACCCAAAGGCCAGTTGCCAGATTACACATCCCCAGTGGTGCTGCCTTACTCCAGGACCACAGTGGAGGATTTCTGCATGAAGATTCACAAAAACCTTATCAAAGAATTTAAATA CGCTCTGGTGTGGGGTCTCTCTGTGAAACACAATCCTCAAAAAGTGGGTAAAGACCATACGTTGGAGGAcgaggatgtcattcagattgtGAAGAAGTGA